The following proteins are encoded in a genomic region of Cryptomeria japonica chromosome 11, Sugi_1.0, whole genome shotgun sequence:
- the LOC131043488 gene encoding pentatricopeptide repeat-containing protein At4g02750 isoform X1: MQNWKVPTITTGMFIMQICLLSKLSNQLGTRKIINMAITFIIKTNKNNTVSLLLSLYSRIQCNTLSSTKTLKLDCTAFRNGDEFLVRKLCKQGRLKEAMHILLAMDERGSRGCSSTYDYLLQECLKTKSLADSKLVHAHMIETQFQCQDISLENKLVSIYAKWGDLEEARRVFDGMPKRNVVSWTVMIAAYARHGLCDEALTLLYRMQGGEGIQPNQFTFASVLPACQNIEVLKEIHGEVVRLGFDSNVFVGNGLVDMYGKCGQIEVARQMFDKMPLRDVVSWNAMLAGYVQNGLVEEAIKLFGVMPERDVFSWNTMIAGYLQAGDVEKAYALFEAIPQRNIVSWNTMIAGYAQNGFIDKAFRLFEIMPERNVKTWNSLITGYANNGLIEEALQLFQSMPDCNVISWNAMISGYAQNGHGEEALELFRQMQLAEVKPDSDTFVVVLPACCTFASLEEGKEVHGVLIKNGFEIDVLVGNTLVGMYAKCGSIEDAHKMFDKMLQRDAVSWSAIIVGCAMHGCAKEALELFENMQLSGINPNHVTFIGVLSACCHSGLVDHGWQCFNSMSQIYHITPTMEHYGCMIDLLGRAGRLDEAQILINKMAIKPDADMWGSLLSACKIHTNIELAEWAAKELFELDPQNPATFVILFNIYAEVGRWVDMERVQKMMKDKKVKKKPGCSWIVVDKKTHAFLVGG; this comes from the coding sequence ATGCAGAATTGGAAGGTACCCACCATTACCACAGGTATGTTTATAATGCAAATTTGCCTGCTTTCCAAATTATCAAATCAGCTTGGCACTCGTAAAATTATAAATATGGCAATAACATTCATaataaaaactaataaaaataatacAGTGTCGCTGCTGCTAAGTCTTTATTCTAGAATCCAATGCAATACCTTGTCTTCAACAAAAACTCTCAAACTAGACTGTACTGCATTTAGAAATGGAGATGAATTCTTAGTAAGAAAACTCTGCAAGCAAGGACGATTGAAAGAAGCCATGCACATTTTGCTGGCTATGGATGAAAGAGGCTCTAGGGGTTGCTCATCTACTTATGATTATCTTCTGCAGGAGTGCCTTAAAACTAAATCCCTTGCAGATAGTAAATTAGTTCATGCCCACATGATTGAAACACAATTTCAGTGCCAAGACATATCGCTGGAGAATAAGCTTGTGAGCATTTATGCCAAATGGGGCGATCTTGAAGAGGCTCGGAGGGTGTTTGATGGAATGCCCAAGAGAAATGTGGTGTCATGGACTGTCATGATTGCAGCTTATgcgaggcatgggttatgtgacgAGGCCTTGACACTGCTATATCGAATGCAAGGAGGAGAAGGTATTCAACCCAATCAGTTTACTTTTGCCAGTGTTTTGCCGGCATGTCAAAATATTGAAGTGTTGAAGGAGATCCATGGTGAGGTTGTTAGGCTTGGATTTGATTCTAATGTGTTTGTGGGGAACGGGCTTGTGGATATGTACGGGAAGTGTGGTCAAATTGAGGTTGCTCGGcaaatgtttgacaaaatgcctcttCGAGATGTAGTATCGTGGAATGCAATGCTTGCAGGATATGTGCAGAATGGACTTGTTGAAGAGGCAATAAAATTGTTTGGGGTAATGCCTGAGAGGGACGTGTTTTCGTGGAATACAATGATTGCAGGTTATTTACAGGCAGGAGATGTTGAGAAGGCTTATGCACTGTTTGAGGCCATACCCCAACGGAATATTGTTTCATGGAATACTATGATTGCAGGGTATGCACAGAATGGATTCATTGATAAGGCTTTCAGACTCTTTGAAATAATGCCTGAACGGAATGTGAAGACATGGAATTCGTTGATTACGGGATATGCAAACAATGGCCTAATCGAAGAGGCTTTGCAGTTGTTTCAGTCGATGCCCGATTGTAATGTGATCTCGTGGAATGCCATGATTTCAGGATATGCACAGAATGGGCATGGTGAGGAGGCCTTGGAGCTCTTTAGACAGATGCAGCTAGCAGAAGTGAAACCGGACTCGGATACTTTTGTTGTTGTTCTCCCAGCTTGTTGCACTTTTGCATCTCTAGAAGAGGGAAAAGAGGTCCATGGAGTTTTAATTAAAAATGGGTTTGAGATTGATGTCCTTGTAGGAAATACTCTTGTaggtatgtatgcaaaatgtgggagcATAGAGGATGCACACAAGATGTTTGATAAAATGCTTCAACGAGATGCTGTCTCATGGTCTGCAATTATCGTAGGTTGTGCAATGCATGGATGTGCCAAGGAGGCCCTAGAACTATTTGAAAATATGCAATTGTCTGGCATTAATCCAAACCATGTTACCTTTATTGGTGTCTTATCTGCATGCTGCCATTCTGGTCTAGTAGATCATGGATGGCAATGTTTCAATAGTATGAGTCAAATTTATCATATTACTCCTACAATGGAACACTATGGCTGCATGATAGACCTTCTTGGCCGTGCGGGGCGCTTGGATGAGGCACAAATCTTGATTAACAAAATGGCAATCAAACCTGATGCTGATATGTGGGGGTCTTTGCTTAGTGCGTGTAAAATCCATACCAATATCGAGCTAGCTGAATGGGCAGCAAAAGAGCTTTTTGAGTTGGATCCGCAAAATCCCGCAACTTTTGTCATACTATTCAACATCTATGCAGAAGTTGGCAGATGGGTTGACATGGAAAGGGTGCAAAAAATGATGAAAGATAAGAAAGTCAAAAAGAAACCTGGATGTAGTTGGATTGTGGTCGACAAAAAAACACATGCTTTCCTCGTAGGGGGATAG
- the LOC131043488 gene encoding pentatricopeptide repeat-containing protein At4g02750 isoform X2 encodes MIETQFQCQDISLENKLVSIYAKWGDLEEARRVFDGMPKRNVVSWTVMIAAYARHGLCDEALTLLYRMQGGEGIQPNQFTFASVLPACQNIEVLKEIHGEVVRLGFDSNVFVGNGLVDMYGKCGQIEVARQMFDKMPLRDVVSWNAMLAGYVQNGLVEEAIKLFGVMPERDVFSWNTMIAGYLQAGDVEKAYALFEAIPQRNIVSWNTMIAGYAQNGFIDKAFRLFEIMPERNVKTWNSLITGYANNGLIEEALQLFQSMPDCNVISWNAMISGYAQNGHGEEALELFRQMQLAEVKPDSDTFVVVLPACCTFASLEEGKEVHGVLIKNGFEIDVLVGNTLVGMYAKCGSIEDAHKMFDKMLQRDAVSWSAIIVGCAMHGCAKEALELFENMQLSGINPNHVTFIGVLSACCHSGLVDHGWQCFNSMSQIYHITPTMEHYGCMIDLLGRAGRLDEAQILINKMAIKPDADMWGSLLSACKIHTNIELAEWAAKELFELDPQNPATFVILFNIYAEVGRWVDMERVQKMMKDKKVKKKPGCSWIVVDKKTHAFLVGG; translated from the coding sequence ATGATTGAAACACAATTTCAGTGCCAAGACATATCGCTGGAGAATAAGCTTGTGAGCATTTATGCCAAATGGGGCGATCTTGAAGAGGCTCGGAGGGTGTTTGATGGAATGCCCAAGAGAAATGTGGTGTCATGGACTGTCATGATTGCAGCTTATgcgaggcatgggttatgtgacgAGGCCTTGACACTGCTATATCGAATGCAAGGAGGAGAAGGTATTCAACCCAATCAGTTTACTTTTGCCAGTGTTTTGCCGGCATGTCAAAATATTGAAGTGTTGAAGGAGATCCATGGTGAGGTTGTTAGGCTTGGATTTGATTCTAATGTGTTTGTGGGGAACGGGCTTGTGGATATGTACGGGAAGTGTGGTCAAATTGAGGTTGCTCGGcaaatgtttgacaaaatgcctcttCGAGATGTAGTATCGTGGAATGCAATGCTTGCAGGATATGTGCAGAATGGACTTGTTGAAGAGGCAATAAAATTGTTTGGGGTAATGCCTGAGAGGGACGTGTTTTCGTGGAATACAATGATTGCAGGTTATTTACAGGCAGGAGATGTTGAGAAGGCTTATGCACTGTTTGAGGCCATACCCCAACGGAATATTGTTTCATGGAATACTATGATTGCAGGGTATGCACAGAATGGATTCATTGATAAGGCTTTCAGACTCTTTGAAATAATGCCTGAACGGAATGTGAAGACATGGAATTCGTTGATTACGGGATATGCAAACAATGGCCTAATCGAAGAGGCTTTGCAGTTGTTTCAGTCGATGCCCGATTGTAATGTGATCTCGTGGAATGCCATGATTTCAGGATATGCACAGAATGGGCATGGTGAGGAGGCCTTGGAGCTCTTTAGACAGATGCAGCTAGCAGAAGTGAAACCGGACTCGGATACTTTTGTTGTTGTTCTCCCAGCTTGTTGCACTTTTGCATCTCTAGAAGAGGGAAAAGAGGTCCATGGAGTTTTAATTAAAAATGGGTTTGAGATTGATGTCCTTGTAGGAAATACTCTTGTaggtatgtatgcaaaatgtgggagcATAGAGGATGCACACAAGATGTTTGATAAAATGCTTCAACGAGATGCTGTCTCATGGTCTGCAATTATCGTAGGTTGTGCAATGCATGGATGTGCCAAGGAGGCCCTAGAACTATTTGAAAATATGCAATTGTCTGGCATTAATCCAAACCATGTTACCTTTATTGGTGTCTTATCTGCATGCTGCCATTCTGGTCTAGTAGATCATGGATGGCAATGTTTCAATAGTATGAGTCAAATTTATCATATTACTCCTACAATGGAACACTATGGCTGCATGATAGACCTTCTTGGCCGTGCGGGGCGCTTGGATGAGGCACAAATCTTGATTAACAAAATGGCAATCAAACCTGATGCTGATATGTGGGGGTCTTTGCTTAGTGCGTGTAAAATCCATACCAATATCGAGCTAGCTGAATGGGCAGCAAAAGAGCTTTTTGAGTTGGATCCGCAAAATCCCGCAACTTTTGTCATACTATTCAACATCTATGCAGAAGTTGGCAGATGGGTTGACATGGAAAGGGTGCAAAAAATGATGAAAGATAAGAAAGTCAAAAAGAAACCTGGATGTAGTTGGATTGTGGTCGACAAAAAAACACATGCTTTCCTCGTAGGGGGATAG